The DNA segment AATTGCCGCGTAAAACGGCTAGATTGGAGATTCGCCTATTAATCCCCTTCGACACCAACGGAATAGTTATGAATTACCAGAACGACGATTTACGCATTAAAGAAATTAAGGAACTCCTGCCACCTGTTGCCTTGTTAGAGAAGTTTCCGGCAACGGCGTTTGCAGCAGAGACGGTGTCGCAGGCCCGTGGTGCAATTCATCAAATCCTCAAAGGCAAAGACGATCGCCTGCTGGTGATTATCGGCCCATGCTCAATTCACGATATTGAAGCCGCCAAAGAATACGCGCAGCGCCTGCTCAAGCTACGCCAAGAACTCAACGGTGAGCTTGAGATTGTGATGCGCGTGTATTTTGAAAAACCACGCACCACCGTGGGCTGGAAGGGATTAATCAACGATCCGCATATGGACAGCAGCTATCAGATCAACGACGGTTTACGCATTGCGCGTAAATTACTGTTGGATATCAATGATATTGGTATGCCAACGGCGGGTGAATTCCTTGATATGATCACGCCACAATATTTGGCGGATCTCATGAGCTGGGGCGCTATTGGTGCGCGCACTACGGAATCACAGGTTCACCGCGAGCTGGCTTCAGGCTTGTCATGTCCTGTTGGATTTAAAAACGGCACCGATGGCACCATCAAAGTCGCTATTGATGCGATCAACGCGGCAAGCGCGGCGCATTGCTTCTTGTCAGTCACCAAATGGGGTCACTCTGCGATTGTGAATACCAGCGGTAACGGCGATTGCCATATTATTTTGCGTGGTGGTAAAGAGCCAAACTACAGCGCTGCACATGTACAGGAAGTGAAAGCGGGGCTAAAGAAAGCCGGTTTGGCTGAGCAGGTGATGATTGATTTCAGCCATGCAAATAGCAGCAAACAATTCAAAAAGCAGCTAGATGTTTGTACTGACGTTTGCCACCAACTGGAAGCGGGTGATAAAGCCATTATGGGCGTGATGATCGAGAGTCATCTTGAAGAAGGCAACCAGAACCTAGAAGGCACAGAGCCTCTGGTTTATGGCAAAAGCGTGACTGATGCGTGTATTGGTTGGGATGATACTGAAACGGTACTGCGCCAATTAGCACAGGCCGTGAAAGCACGTCGCGGTTAATCAGCTGTTTTACAAAAAAGCCCACTTCACGGAGTGGGCTTTTTACTAGATAAAATCCGATAGCAGTTTTACTGCTGCTGCATTTCTTGTGCTAAATCGCTTTTAACCTGTGCTTTTTGTTCTGGAGTTAAGATTTTGCTCAAATTAAAGAAATACTGCATACGATAGTAGCGAGCCTGCTCTTGTGCTTTACCGAAAGCCGCAATTTGTTTCTTAACCGCTGTTTCATCCCATTTACCTGAATCAATAATATCGATTAGTAGGCCATTCTGGATATCTTTTGTATCAATAGAGGCCATTTTCTTATCTGTTTCAGTCCGCAGGGCTTTAATCTTATCCACTTGAGATTGATTTAAATGCAGATGCTGGATCATTGGATCTTGCTGAGGTTCCGGTTGAGTGCTTCCGCTAGTATTGCTGGATGCTAAAGCGAAACCAGAAAAAACGAGCGCTGATGCAGCAAGAGTCAATTTAGAAAATTTGTTCATCAATGTAATTCCATAAAGGGAAAAGAAAATTAGTCCAAATAACTGTAAACCATTTATGAGTTAGTGTTGTAATGAAGTGTGTGAACTCGTGAACACAGATTGTTTAATTATGCATTGTGATTATTTATTAGTTGTGTGAATTTTTGTGATTATTCGCCACGGTACTCAGCAAGAAAAAAGCGCCCGAAGGCGCTTATTAATAATAAAACAGGAGGGAAATTATTTCGCTTTACCCTGATTAGCAACCGCCGCGGCTTTAGCTGCAATTTCATCTGCATCGCCAAGATAGTAACGTTTTAATGGTTTAAGATTTTCATCAAACTCATAAACCAACGGTACGCCGGTTGGAATATTCAGCTCAAGAATTTCATCTTCGCTTAAATTATCTAAATATTTAACCAATGCGCGCAGTGAGTTACCGTGTGCTGCGATAATGACGCGTTCACCGCTCGCAATGCGTGGCTTAATCACATCGGTCCAGTAAGGAATAACACGGTCAATGGTGGTCGCTAAGCTTTCGGTAACCGGCAGTTCCTGCTCGCTGAGTTTGGCGTAGCGAGGATCGTGGCCCGGATAGCGCTCATCTTCTTTGGTTAACTCAGGAGGTGTAACGGCAAAGCCACGACGCCACAGTTTGACCTGATCGTCGCCATATTTTTGTGCGGTTTCAGCCTTATTCAGCCCCTGCAAAGCACCGTAATGACGTTCGTTCAGTTTCCATGATTTTTCAACCGGCAGCCATTGCTGCTCCAGTTCATCCAGCACATTCCACAAGGTGTGAATCGCACGTTTCAGCACTGATGTGTATGCAAAATCAAAAGAGAAACCTTGTTCTTTTAAAAGCTTACCCGCCGATTTTGCCTCGGAACGTCCTTTGTCAGAAAGCTCAACATCCGTCCAGCCAGTGAAGCGGTTTTCTTTGTTCCACTCGCTTTCACCGTGTCGTACCAAAACTAATTTAGTCACAGCCATGGGTAAACTCCTTAGCGTAATTTATTAAATGATAACTATTATCATTATATTGCCATCGTATAGGAAACAGCAATAGCTGAGTCTAAACATAGCTAATTTCAGCGCGTATGTGTACGTGTTGAGTGGGGAATTCGTGCGAGATGCAATGTGTTATGTCTGTGGATGGATGGGGAAATAAGCTCGCGTCCTCCCATAACGTGAAGAACGCGAGCCAGACCGCAGAATTATTTTTTCTTCAAGCAGTCGCTCATGAAGGTTTTACGTTCGCCTTCTTTAAAGGTTTTGCTTTTGGCTTCCGCGTTACAGGTTTTCATTTTCTGCTGCTGTGGCGTTAGCGTGGTGGCGGTTGGATTCGTTTCCGCTTTTAAGCAGGTGCTCATAAAGGTTTTACGAGCGTCACCGCTCAATGACTGGCTGCTTGCCTGCTGGCTACAGTCGGTCATTTTCTTTTGCTGAGCTAACTGTTTTGCCGAAGGCGCTTTTACTGCTTTTGCATCGGTAGATGCCGGATCTGCCGCCAGAGCGCTGCCAGCCAGCAGTAAACCCGCCATTAAAGGGAGAACTTTGCGCATGAACATAACTGTTTCCTTATTTGCCGAATTGTAGCTTTTTAGATGAATTTTTACTGACCCATTCATTTACGTAATAAGCGTAGATGGCAAATAGCAGAATTGGAATGAGACTTTTATAAAAAGCGCTTTAAAACAGTGAGAAACGGATAAATCTCAGAGGAATAGACAAAAAAAACACAGCCGAGACAGGCTGTGTTTTGACTTCAAACGTCGATTTTAATGTGGTTGCTTGGGAGCCGCTTTAACCGGATGAAGTAACAAATACACCGCAGGGATAACTAGCATCGATAGCAGCGGGGCGCTGACCATCCCGCCAATCATCGGCGCCGCAATGCGCTGCATGACTTCTGAACCGGTTCCGCCTCCCCACATAATCGGTAATAAGCCCGCCATAATGGTGGCAACCGTCATCACTTTGGGTCGAACGCGCAGCACCGCGCCTTCATGCAGCGCTGCCAGCATTTGTTTATGAGTGAGAGGTTGATCGCCATGCTGATGTTTGGCTACCGCATGGTTGAGGTACAGCAGCATAATGACGCCAAATTCTGCCGACACGCCCGCCAGCGCAATAAAGCCAACGGCTCCGGCGACCGAGAGGTTATAGCCCAATAAATAGAGCAGCCAAACGCCGCCGATCAAGGCAAAAGGAAGGGTGCCCATGATCAGCAAAGCATCGCGAATTTTGCCGAATGTGATATAGAGCAGCACGAAGATAATCATCAATGTTAACGGCAGAACCATCTGTAATTTGGCGCTGGCGCGTTCCATATACTCAAACTGTCCTGACCAACTTAAAGAAACGCCTTCGGGCAGTTTTACCTGTTCTGCCACGGCCTTCTGCATATCTTCCACCGCTGATTTCAGATCGCGCCCGCGCAGGTCAACGTATACCCAATCTGACAAGCGCGCATTCTCGCTTTTTAACATCGGCGGGCCTTCGCTGATCCGAACTTCGGCTAAATCTCCCAGCGCAACCTGAGCGCCGCTCGCCGTGACTACCGGCAAAGCACGTAGTTTTTCAACGGAATCGCGCACTTCACGCGGGTAACGGATATTGATAGGAAAACGCTCGCGGCCTTCAATGGTTTCACCAATATTTTCACCGCCGACAACGCTGGAAACCAGAGACTGAAGCTCTTTGACCGTGACGCCATAGCGAGCGGCTGCGGTGCGGTTAATATCAATATCGATATAGCGCCCACCGGTCATGCGCTCGGCCAGAGCCGACGTGACTCCGGGCACTTTTTGCACTACGCGTTCGATCTGCTCAGCCACTTCGCCGATCTGCTGCAAATTGTTGCCGTTTACCTTGATCCCTACCGGACTTTTGATGCCCGTAGACAGCATATCTAAACGGTTACGGATCGGCGGCACCCAAATATTGGCGATGCCGGGAACCTGTACGCGAGCATCCAGTTCGGCAATCAGTTTGTCCATCGTCATACCCGCGCGCCATTGGTCACGTGGTTTGAAGCGAATGGTCGTTTCCAGCATCGTGAGCGGGGCGGGATCGGTCGCGGTATCCGCTCGGCCTGCTTTGCCAAATACGGTCTCAACTTCAGGCACGGTTTTGATCAGGCGGTCGGTGAGCTGTAACAGTCGGCTGGCTTCGCGCGCTGAAATACCGGGCAATGCGGAAGGCATATACAACAAATCACCTTCGTCCAGCGACGGCATAAACTCGCTGCCTAAGCGGCTTAAAGGATAAGCCGTTGCCAGCAACAGCGCGGCGGCAATCACCAACGTGGTTTTCGGGCGGGCCAACACCCAGTCTAATAACGGGTGATAGGCTTTAATCAGCCAGCGGTTTATCGGATTAGCATTTTCATCCGGTATCTTGCCACGAATAAAATAGCCCATCAGCACCGGAACTAGCGTAATCCCTAAACCGGCTGAGACCGCCATGGCATAGGTTTTCGTGAACGCCAGCGGGGAGAACATTTTCCCTTCCTGCGCCTCAAGTGCAAACACAGGAATAAAGGACAGCGTAATAATTAATAAGCTACAAAATAGCGCTGGGCCCACTTCGACCGCGGCTTTCTCTGCGATCTTCCAATATTCTGCGCTGCTTGGCGTGCGGTTTTCATGATCGTGTCGCCACTGTTCCAGCACCTTATGCATGTTTTCGATCATCACGATCGCCGCATCCACCATCGCCCCAATGGCGATCGCGATCCCGCCGAGTGACATAATATTGGCGTTGACCCCCTGATAATGCATGATGACAAATGCACAGAGTATTCCTAACGGCAGGCTGATAATTGCCACTAACGCCGAACGGAAATGGAACAGGAACAGAGCACAGATAACGGCGACCACCACGAACTCTTCCAGCAGCTTATGTGAAAGGGTTTCGATAGCGCGTTCAATGAGCTGAGAACGATCGTAGGTGGTGACGATCTTCACGCCCGGTGGCAAACTTTTTTGCAGCTGGTTCAGCTTGTCTTTCACCGCGTTAATGGTGTCTAAGGCGTTTTTCCCTGAACGCATCACGATGATACCGCCAGCTACTTCGCCTTCACCGTTAAGCTCGGCCACGCCGCGACGCATCTCAGGCCCTAAACGCAGCGTTGCCACATCTGAGAGCATGACGGGAACGCCGTTACGCGTGGCGATAACCACGTTGCGGAAATCATCCAAGGATTGCAGATAGCCCGAGGTGCGAACCATATACTCCGCTTCGCCAAGCTCTAAAACTGAGCCTCCGCCTTCCTGATTTGCCGCCTTAATGGCCGCCGTTATTTGCTCATGCGTCACGTTAAGCGCACGCATTTTTTCAGGCTGCAAAACGACCTGATATTGACGCACCATACCGCCCACGCTGGCGACTTCTGATACGTTTGGCACCGTTTTTAATTCATATTTCAGCGTCCAATCCTGTAACGCGCGAAGATCGGCCAAACTGTATTTCCCGGTGGTAT comes from the Hafnia alvei genome and includes:
- the aroG gene encoding 3-deoxy-7-phosphoheptulonate synthase AroG; the encoded protein is MNYQNDDLRIKEIKELLPPVALLEKFPATAFAAETVSQARGAIHQILKGKDDRLLVIIGPCSIHDIEAAKEYAQRLLKLRQELNGELEIVMRVYFEKPRTTVGWKGLINDPHMDSSYQINDGLRIARKLLLDINDIGMPTAGEFLDMITPQYLADLMSWGAIGARTTESQVHRELASGLSCPVGFKNGTDGTIKVAIDAINAASAAHCFLSVTKWGHSAIVNTSGNGDCHIILRGGKEPNYSAAHVQEVKAGLKKAGLAEQVMIDFSHANSSKQFKKQLDVCTDVCHQLEAGDKAIMGVMIESHLEEGNQNLEGTEPLVYGKSVTDACIGWDDTETVLRQLAQAVKARRG
- a CDS encoding Spy/CpxP family protein refolding chaperone, with translation MNKFSKLTLAASALVFSGFALASSNTSGSTQPEPQQDPMIQHLHLNQSQVDKIKALRTETDKKMASIDTKDIQNGLLIDIIDSGKWDETAVKKQIAAFGKAQEQARYYRMQYFFNLSKILTPEQKAQVKSDLAQEMQQQ
- the gpmA gene encoding 2,3-diphosphoglycerate-dependent phosphoglycerate mutase; the protein is MAVTKLVLVRHGESEWNKENRFTGWTDVELSDKGRSEAKSAGKLLKEQGFSFDFAYTSVLKRAIHTLWNVLDELEQQWLPVEKSWKLNERHYGALQGLNKAETAQKYGDDQVKLWRRGFAVTPPELTKEDERYPGHDPRYAKLSEQELPVTESLATTIDRVIPYWTDVIKPRIASGERVIIAAHGNSLRALVKYLDNLSEDEILELNIPTGVPLVYEFDENLKPLKRYYLGDADEIAAKAAAVANQGKAK
- a CDS encoding PsiF family protein — encoded protein: MFMRKVLPLMAGLLLAGSALAADPASTDAKAVKAPSAKQLAQQKKMTDCSQQASSQSLSGDARKTFMSTCLKAETNPTATTLTPQQQKMKTCNAEAKSKTFKEGERKTFMSDCLKKK
- a CDS encoding efflux RND transporter permease subunit, whose protein sequence is MIAAVIRWSLKNRLLVLLAAIGLAVWGLWAVQKAPLDALPDLSDTQVIIRVSYPGKAPQVVENLVTYPLTTTMLSVPGAKTVRGFSMFGDSYVYVLFDDGTDPYWARSRVLEYLSQVQSTLPPEAKASLGPDATGVGWVYEYALTDTTGKYSLADLRALQDWTLKYELKTVPNVSEVASVGGMVRQYQVVLQPEKMRALNVTHEQITAAIKAANQEGGGSVLELGEAEYMVRTSGYLQSLDDFRNVVIATRNGVPVMLSDVATLRLGPEMRRGVAELNGEGEVAGGIIVMRSGKNALDTINAVKDKLNQLQKSLPPGVKIVTTYDRSQLIERAIETLSHKLLEEFVVVAVICALFLFHFRSALVAIISLPLGILCAFVIMHYQGVNANIMSLGGIAIAIGAMVDAAIVMIENMHKVLEQWRHDHENRTPSSAEYWKIAEKAAVEVGPALFCSLLIITLSFIPVFALEAQEGKMFSPLAFTKTYAMAVSAGLGITLVPVLMGYFIRGKIPDENANPINRWLIKAYHPLLDWVLARPKTTLVIAAALLLATAYPLSRLGSEFMPSLDEGDLLYMPSALPGISAREASRLLQLTDRLIKTVPEVETVFGKAGRADTATDPAPLTMLETTIRFKPRDQWRAGMTMDKLIAELDARVQVPGIANIWVPPIRNRLDMLSTGIKSPVGIKVNGNNLQQIGEVAEQIERVVQKVPGVTSALAERMTGGRYIDIDINRTAAARYGVTVKELQSLVSSVVGGENIGETIEGRERFPINIRYPREVRDSVEKLRALPVVTASGAQVALGDLAEVRISEGPPMLKSENARLSDWVYVDLRGRDLKSAVEDMQKAVAEQVKLPEGVSLSWSGQFEYMERASAKLQMVLPLTLMIIFVLLYITFGKIRDALLIMGTLPFALIGGVWLLYLLGYNLSVAGAVGFIALAGVSAEFGVIMLLYLNHAVAKHQHGDQPLTHKQMLAALHEGAVLRVRPKVMTVATIMAGLLPIMWGGGTGSEVMQRIAAPMIGGMVSAPLLSMLVIPAVYLLLHPVKAAPKQPH